One genomic segment of Intestinimonas butyriciproducens includes these proteins:
- a CDS encoding D-alanine--D-alanine ligase family protein, producing MKIVVLAGGLSPERNVSLSSGVMVAEALRGRGHKAALVDMYFGLEDDGKTLEDRFDAPLPDAGKHVDRAAPDLEAVKASRKGKGKSQFGPGVLELCAMADIVFLALHGQCGEDGRVQAAFDLMGIPYTGAGYLGSALAMDKDLTKRLIAGAGVDTPKWKAVRYTERDVDRLTSQTPVPCVVKPVDSGSSIGVSIAHDKKELRAALLDGLRFGGRSVLEQYVAGREIQVGILEDEALPSIEIIPKSGFYDYENKYQPGAAVEVCPAEISSEAEAKLRAAALKVYRTLGLSVYSRADFILDAEGTPWFLEINTLPGMTPTSLLPQEAAAVGVDYAALCERILLASLEARRAGR from the coding sequence ATGAAGATTGTTGTTTTGGCGGGCGGACTGAGCCCGGAGAGAAATGTATCCCTGTCTTCGGGGGTCATGGTGGCGGAGGCGCTGCGGGGCAGGGGACACAAGGCGGCGCTGGTAGACATGTATTTTGGCCTGGAGGATGACGGGAAGACCCTGGAGGACCGCTTTGACGCCCCTCTTCCCGATGCGGGGAAGCACGTGGACCGGGCCGCCCCTGACCTGGAGGCCGTGAAGGCCTCCCGCAAAGGGAAGGGAAAAAGTCAGTTCGGACCCGGGGTCCTGGAGTTGTGCGCCATGGCCGACATCGTATTTTTGGCCCTCCATGGCCAGTGCGGGGAGGATGGACGGGTCCAGGCCGCCTTTGATCTTATGGGCATCCCATACACCGGCGCGGGGTATCTGGGCAGTGCCCTCGCCATGGACAAAGACCTCACCAAACGGCTCATTGCCGGAGCGGGGGTAGATACCCCCAAGTGGAAGGCGGTGCGGTATACCGAACGGGACGTGGACCGGCTCACCAGCCAGACTCCTGTACCCTGTGTGGTAAAGCCGGTGGACAGCGGCTCTTCCATCGGCGTATCGATCGCCCATGACAAAAAGGAGCTGCGGGCCGCGCTGCTGGACGGCCTGCGGTTTGGCGGACGTAGCGTGTTGGAGCAGTACGTGGCGGGGCGGGAGATCCAGGTGGGCATCCTGGAGGATGAGGCGCTGCCCTCCATTGAGATCATTCCCAAAAGCGGCTTTTATGACTATGAGAACAAGTATCAGCCTGGCGCGGCCGTGGAAGTCTGCCCGGCGGAGATCTCTTCGGAAGCCGAGGCCAAGCTCCGCGCGGCGGCGCTGAAGGTCTACCGTACGCTTGGACTCTCGGTCTACTCCAGAGCCGATTTTATTCTGGATGCGGAGGGGACCCCCTGGTTCCTGGAGATCAACACTCTGCCCGGAATGACGCCCACCAGTCTGCTGCCCCAGGAGGCCGCGGCGGTGGGTGTGGACTACGCCGCGCTGTGCGAGCGCATCCTTCTGGCCTCCCTGGAGGCCAGAAGGGCGGGCCGGTGA
- a CDS encoding UDP-N-acetylmuramoyl-tripeptide--D-alanyl-D-alanine ligase has product MEPMTIREILEAVDGKLLGEFSDLDLTVKHVFTDSRNPDPGALFIPLVGERFDGHAFLNEALEGGAAGCFTQRERESYLPGKFYIKVGSTQKALRDLARHYKQKFRIPFVAVTGSVGKTTTKDMVAAVLGERFKVLKTEGNFNNEVGLPLTLLRLNSNHEICVVEMGMNHFGEIEYLSSIVEPDVAVITNIGDSHIENLGSRENILKAKCEIFSHMDPKKGYVILNGDDPLLEPLRASLPFQSVLVGTAEGLDYRATGVESDGEKSVRCHVRTPRSGFDVEIPALGNHMLYPTLTAAAVAEHFGMTGGEIARGVLRFAPTKMRMNILKRGDEITILNDAYNANPQSMRAAVEVLSKSGGDYKIAVLGDMFELGPFAPTLHAGVGAYLGKAGIDCLVAVGELARHIYDAAKDAMVPQVYWCETKEEAKPILAELVKPNSTILVKASRGMAFEELVDDLKRITKEP; this is encoded by the coding sequence ATGGAGCCCATGACAATACGTGAGATACTGGAAGCTGTAGACGGAAAGCTGCTGGGAGAGTTCAGCGACCTGGACCTCACAGTGAAGCACGTCTTTACCGACAGCCGTAATCCCGATCCGGGCGCGTTGTTCATTCCCCTGGTGGGGGAGCGGTTTGACGGACACGCCTTCCTGAACGAAGCCCTGGAGGGCGGGGCGGCGGGCTGCTTTACCCAGCGGGAGCGGGAGAGCTATCTGCCCGGCAAGTTCTATATCAAAGTGGGCAGTACCCAAAAGGCGCTGCGGGATTTGGCCCGGCATTACAAGCAGAAGTTCCGCATCCCCTTTGTGGCCGTTACGGGCAGCGTGGGCAAGACCACGACCAAGGATATGGTGGCCGCGGTATTGGGGGAGCGGTTCAAGGTCCTCAAGACGGAGGGAAATTTCAATAATGAGGTTGGGCTGCCCCTCACCCTTCTGCGGCTCAACAGCAACCACGAGATCTGCGTGGTCGAGATGGGCATGAATCACTTCGGGGAGATCGAGTATCTCAGCAGCATCGTGGAGCCCGACGTGGCCGTTATCACCAACATCGGGGATTCCCACATTGAGAATCTGGGCTCCCGGGAGAACATTTTGAAGGCAAAATGCGAGATCTTTTCGCACATGGATCCGAAAAAGGGCTATGTGATCCTCAACGGAGACGATCCGCTGCTGGAGCCTCTGCGGGCCTCGCTGCCCTTCCAGAGCGTGCTCGTGGGCACGGCCGAAGGTCTGGATTACCGGGCCACCGGGGTGGAGAGCGACGGAGAGAAAAGCGTCCGCTGTCATGTGCGGACGCCAAGAAGCGGGTTTGACGTGGAGATCCCTGCCCTTGGGAACCATATGCTCTATCCTACGCTCACTGCCGCAGCGGTGGCGGAGCATTTCGGCATGACGGGCGGGGAGATCGCCAGAGGAGTTCTCCGGTTCGCGCCCACCAAAATGCGCATGAATATCCTCAAGCGCGGGGACGAGATCACTATCCTCAATGACGCATATAATGCCAATCCACAGTCCATGCGGGCTGCGGTGGAGGTCCTATCCAAGAGCGGTGGGGACTATAAGATTGCCGTTCTGGGCGATATGTTCGAGTTGGGCCCATTCGCACCCACCCTCCACGCGGGCGTGGGAGCCTACTTGGGCAAGGCCGGGATCGACTGTCTGGTGGCGGTGGGGGAGCTGGCGAGGCACATCTATGACGCGGCCAAGGACGCTATGGTGCCCCAAGTCTACTGGTGCGAGACAAAAGAGGAGGCCAAGCCCATTCTGGCGGAGCTGGTAAAGCCCAACTCCACCATTCTGGTCAAGGCCTCCCGCGGCATGGCATTTGAGGAACTGGTGGATGATTTGAAGCGGATCACGAAAGAGCCGTAA
- the mtnA gene encoding S-methyl-5-thioribose-1-phosphate isomerase, with translation MNAIRWQGDSLALLDQTKLPVEEVWEDYTDYRKVADAIRRLVVRGAPAIGIAAAYAVCLAAMELQCQDTAQFRAGMARAAKELAASRPTAVNLFWALDRMTLALSAGGGGPEAIPALVREAEAIHREDISMNRKIGKYGAELVPEGARILTHCNAGAIATGGFGTALGVVRAAHAAGGVEMVYCDETRPLLQGARLTAWELMRDGIPATLITDSMAASLMAQGKIDMVFLGCDRMARNGDFANKIGTYGVAVLAAYHGIPFYTVLPSSTIDMSIPDGKHIVIEERDPAEVTHFAGVQTAPEGIRVCNPAFDVTPHKLLTGIVTEKGVIHPPFGERLLELFG, from the coding sequence ATGAATGCCATTCGCTGGCAGGGAGATTCCCTTGCACTGCTTGATCAGACCAAGCTTCCCGTGGAGGAGGTCTGGGAGGACTACACCGATTATCGGAAGGTGGCCGACGCCATCCGCCGTCTGGTGGTCCGCGGCGCCCCCGCCATCGGGATCGCGGCGGCCTATGCCGTTTGTCTGGCCGCCATGGAGCTCCAATGTCAGGATACCGCCCAGTTCCGCGCCGGCATGGCCCGCGCCGCCAAGGAGCTGGCTGCCAGCAGACCCACCGCCGTCAACCTCTTCTGGGCCCTGGACCGGATGACGCTGGCCCTGTCCGCCGGCGGCGGCGGGCCGGAGGCCATCCCTGCGCTGGTCCGGGAAGCGGAGGCCATCCACCGTGAGGATATCTCCATGAACCGAAAGATCGGCAAATATGGAGCGGAGCTGGTGCCGGAGGGAGCCCGCATTCTTACCCACTGCAACGCCGGGGCCATTGCCACGGGCGGCTTCGGTACCGCTTTGGGCGTGGTCCGGGCCGCCCACGCCGCCGGCGGGGTGGAGATGGTCTACTGTGATGAGACCCGTCCGCTCCTCCAAGGCGCTCGCCTCACCGCCTGGGAGCTGATGAGGGATGGAATCCCCGCCACACTGATCACAGACAGCATGGCGGCCTCGCTCATGGCCCAGGGCAAGATCGACATGGTCTTTCTGGGCTGCGACCGCATGGCGCGCAACGGCGACTTTGCCAACAAGATCGGCACCTACGGCGTGGCGGTCCTGGCCGCCTACCACGGCATCCCCTTCTATACCGTGCTCCCCTCCTCCACCATCGATATGTCCATTCCGGATGGGAAACATATCGTCATCGAGGAGCGGGACCCGGCGGAGGTCACCCACTTCGCCGGCGTCCAAACCGCGCCGGAGGGGATCCGTGTCTGTAACCCCGCCTTCGACGTGACGCCCCACAAACTGCTCACCGGCATCGTCACGGAAAAGGGCGTCATCCATCCACCCTTTGGCGAACGCCTTCTGGAGCTGTTCGGCTGA